The Oceaniferula flava genome contains the following window.
GGGAGGCAGAAAGTTTGCACTGTATTTTCACTTCACAGCTTCCTGAGCTGGTGCATGGTGAGGGCATGCCGTCAAGGGGTCGTCATCAAAGTTCATCGAGCGAATGCCTGCGGGCGATTCGCAAGATCGAGGCGATGCCAGGTGTCACCGGTGTGATCATTGGTCGGTCCTACGGAGGGAAGTCGTTAGGCAAGCAGGGGAAAACCGGAGCCATCCGCGTGCAGCGAGAAGTTTCCGGCGGACTGAAGGCGGTGACGCAGAGCTCGAAGGGACTGCAGGAGCTTTTTATCCGCACTGTGGAAGGTGCGGCGAAGGATGTTTGGGAAGCGATCGAGCAGGGTGCTTGACACACCGTGCTGGGCGCGCCCTTAGGCCACAGGTGCCTCGATCCATTTGTCGTGCTCTTTGATCAGATCGATCAAGCGGTCCACGGCCTCGGCCTCGGGGATGTTGAACTTCACGGCCTGTTTGCCAACGTAGAGGTTAATCTTGCTGGGGGCGCCACCGACATAGCCGAAATCGGCGTCGGCCATTTCGCCAGGTCCGTTGACGATACAGCCCATGACAGCGATGCGAACTCCTTTGAGGTGACCGGTGGCAGCGCGGATCTTCTGCGTGGTTTCCTGTAGGTTGAAGAGGGTTCTACCGCAGGATGGGCAGGCGACGTAATCGGTCTTGAAAATGCGCGAGCCGGCAGCCTGGAGGATGTTGTAGGAGAGACGCAGCGATTGTCCGGGTGCCTGTTCGCCCTGCACCAGAATCGCATCGCCAATGCCATCGCAGAGCAGCGAACCAATGTTCCGCGCAGCGGTGATCAGGGTGTTGATGAAGTCGGCGTTGGCGTCATTACTGGGCGTGAGGGTGTCCTTCAGCAGGATGGGATGATGGGCGGCGAGCTTGGATGCCAACAGGCGGAATGCGTGGATGACTGCGGCATCGTGGCAGCCATCGGCCACGGTGACCAGCTGGGGTGTTTTCATCTGGTTAATCAGCTGAATGGAAGCGGTGTCCCAAGGGTCGACCTCATGAACCACGGAATCCTCCAGGACGATTTCCGGAGTGAAGTCGCCCAGCTTATCGATCTTATGCGCTAGCGCGTCCCACTTTTCGCGCGAGGTGAAGACGCGGATGGTGTTATCGCAACCGAGCTTGTGACCATTGATTTCCAGCTCGTGGCTGTGGCGGCGTTCGTAAGAGAAGGGATTGTAGGAAAGTGTGCCTCGCTGGCTGCCGGTGGGATCGACTGGGAGGTGGGACTTTTCAATGTTGGCAATGATCGCCTTGGCCACCGGGATCTCGTGGATGGCGTCCTCGGTGAGGGAGACTCGGATGGTGTCGCCCACGCCATCGGCTAACAGCGATCCGATACCGATGGCCGACTTGATCCGACCATCTTCGCCATCGCCAGCTTCGGTGACGCCGAGGTGGATGGGGTAGTTCCAGTCCGGTCCCTCATTTTCCAGGCGGGCAACCAACAGGCGGTAGGCCTCGATCATGACTTTTGGGTTGGATGCCTTCATCGAGAAACAGAAATTGTGGTAGTCGAGATCGCGGGCGATGCGGGCGAACTCAAACGCGCTCTCACACATGCCGAGTGGCGTGTCGCCGTAGCGGTTCATGATGCGATCGGAAAGTGAGCCGTGGTTGGTGCCGATGCGCATCGCGCGGCCAAGCTCCTTGCAGAGCTCCACCAAGGGAGCGAAGTCTTCGCGGATACGCTCTAACTCCTCCGCGTATTGCTCATCGGTGTATTCGCGGATTTCGAACTTTTTCTTATCGGCGTAGTTGCCGGGATTGACGCGGATTTTCTCCACCCACTTGGCGGCTTCGAAGGCTGCGTCGGGTTTGAAATGGATGTCAGCGACCAGGGGCACATCGCAGCCGGCGGCACGGACTCCATCGCGGATGTTTTCCAAATTTTCCGCATACTTCTTGGTCTGCGCGGTGATTCGGACAATTTCGCAACCGGCCTCGGCCAGATCGAGCACCTGTTTCACGCAGGCCTCGGTGTCGCGGGTGTCCGAAGTGATCATCGACTGCACCCTGATGGGGTTATCACCACCGATGCCGACATTGCCGACCATGATTTCGCGGGTCTTGCGGCGTGAATAGGCAAAGTAGTCGGGGCAGTAATGCAAGTCGGTGGACATGGGGGAGAGAATCAGGAATCAGGCGGAAAGAGTCAAGATAAGTGTCCTTAAAGCGGGAGGAAAGGATGGTTTCCAGCCACGGACTCTTTCTGTCGCTGCGGTCCGGATCATGCTGGTTGTCTGAGCTTCTGCAGGCGCAGGCGGATTTGCTTCTCGGTTTCCACGATCAATAAGAGCACGATACCTACTCCGACGATGATCAAGCCATCGACAAATGGCACGGCGGCGGTGCCGAAAACTGATTGAAGTGGAGGTAGATAGGTGATTACGAACTGCGCCACGGTGATGACGATGACCGTGGCCCATACCATTTTCGTGCCGCGGACCAGCTGCCAGGTGAGCGAGGTGCCGTAAATGTTCCGAATGAAGAAGAGGTGGAAAATCTCCATCACGACGAGGGTGTTGAGCGCGATTGTCCGTGCCAGTTCCAAGGAGTAGCCCCGATCGATGGCGTAGGTATACATGCCAAAGACGCCAGCTAGAAATAGTCCGGCGACAAGCACAATATGCCACGCGAGGGCGCCATCCAACAGCGGCTCATTTCTGCAGCGAGGTTTGCGATGCATGGTCCCGACCTCGGTGGGCTCGAATGCCAGGGCAATGCCGAGCGTGACTCCGGTGATCAGATTGGCCCAGAGGATTTGCACAGCGGTGATCGGCAGCGACATCCCCAAGAGCAGAGCGGCGACGATGGTCATGGCCTCGCCGGCATTGGTCGGCAGGGTCCAGCTGATCACCTTTTTAATATTGTCATAGACGGTGCGACCCTCGCGGACGGCAGCGGTGATGGAGGAAAAATTATCATCGGCGAGAATCAGCTCGGCGGCTTCCTTGGCGGCTTCGCTGCCGCTGACACCCATGGCGATGCCTGCGTCAGCCCGTTTCAGGGCAGGGGCGTCATTGACCCCGTCTCCGGTCATTGCGACCGTGAGATCGTGCGATTGCAAGGCCATCACCAAGCGTAGTTTGTGCTCGGGGCTGGTGCGGGCGAAGATGTTCGTATCGATGACTGCTCTCGCCAGCTCGGCGTCATCCATGGCCTCGAGATCGGCTCCGGTGAGGACGTGGTCCGGATTTTTTAAACCGATTTGTTTACCGATTGCTGCAGCGGTTCCGCGGTGGTCACCGGTGATCATTTTGACAGCGATCCCCGCACTGTGGCATTCCGCGACGGCTGCGGCGGATTGCTCGCGTGGTGGGTCCATTAATCCGACAAGCCCCAGGAGCACCAGCCCATTTCCAACATCGGAAAAAACCAGCTCTGTTAGCTCCGTGGGAACCGGCTTCACTGCGATGGCTAGAACGCGCTGCCCGAGTGCCGCAATTTCCTCGGCCTTTTCCAGCCAATAGGGGCCGTCCAATGGGGAAACCTGATCTCTTTCACTGCGTTGATATTGGCACATGGCCAAGATGCGTTCGGGCGCACCTTTCACTGAGATGAGAGCATCGTTATCGTGCTGATCTAAGGTGGCCATGAAGCGATGTTTGGCATCAAATGGAATGATGTCAGAGCGCGTCCATGAGCTGCTATCGGCAGTTGTTTTGGCGGATAAGGCAAGGAGTGCGCCTTCCATCGGATCTCCCTCGATGGTCCAGCCGTTTTCGTTTTCTTGCAACGAAGCATCATTGCACAATGCGGCCGATCGACCTAATTCTCGAAGGATCTCGTGCTCGTCAGCGGTGACGGTTTCCCCGTCTAGTTTGATGCGACCGTGTGGCTCGTAACCGTTTCCTTCGATGGTGAACAGGTGCTGTGAGGTCACCACAGAGGCGACCATCATTTCATTCCGTGTGAGAGTGCCTGTCTTGTCGGTGCAGATCACGGAGACGGAGCCGATGGTTTCGATGGCTGGAAGTCGGCGGACGATGGCATTCCGTTTCGCCATGGCCTGCACGCCCACGGCTAGAGTGATGGTAAGAACGGCGGGTAGCCCCTCGGGGATGGCGGCCACGGAGAGGCCGACCACGGACATGAACAGCTCGGCAAAGTCGAAGTGAGCGATAAAATATCCGTAGGCAAGCAACACTCCGCCGAGCAGTAGGATCAACACGGTGAGCCACTTCGCAAAGAGGCTCATCTGGCGGACAAGCGGGGTGGTGAGGGTTTCGACCTCGGATAACATGCCGCTGATCTGTCCGATTTCTGTTTCGCCCGCAGTTGCTACAACGACTCCTTTCCCAGTGCCACTGGTCACCAGCGTGCCACTGAATGCCATGCAGTGGCGGTCTCCCAGGGCGGCGTCTTCTGGAACTCGGTGGGTGGATTTTTCTACGGCTAGGGACTCGCCTGTGAGGATGGACTCCTGGACTTGGAGTCGGCGGGCATCGAGTAGGCGTAGGTCGGCGGGAACTTTATCGCCAGCTTCTAACAAAACGATATCTCCAACCACAAGGCTCTCGCCATCGACACTGCGCCGAAGCCCATTCCGGATCACCGATGCGTGCAGGGCGAGCATGCGGTGAATGGCATCCATCGCCTTCTCGGCCTTGCCTTCCTGAATGAAACCGATGGTGGCATTGGCAATGACCACGGCCAGGATGACCAAGGTATCAATGCTGTGTCCGAGTGCGGCGGTGATGATTGCCGCTCCCAGCAGGACGTAGATCAGGATGTTGTGAAAATGCAGGAAAAAGCGTACCAGTGGGCTGTGCTTGGGGGCTGCGGGCAGTCGGTTCGGGCCATGCTCACGGAGCCTCGCCTCCGCCTCATCGTGGCTGAGTCCATCGGCGCTAGTGTTGAGTTTTTCCAGAACCTCTTTCTCGGATTGATGATGCCAGTTAGAATCCATGATGTTACGGGGTGATGGCAATTTTCAGGACTCCGTCTCGTTGATTGGCAAACAGGTCATAGGCTTCCTCAATCTGATCCAGACCGTAGCGATGGGTGACCAGGGGGCCGAAATCAATGCGCTCCGACTCGATGGTATTCATCAGCCGGCGCATCCGTTCTTTCCCTCCGGGGCACAAGGAGGTGACGATTTTGTGATCGCCCAGGCCGGCGTGAAATGATTCCAGCGGAATGGTGAGATCTTCGGAGTA
Protein-coding sequences here:
- a CDS encoding cation-transporting P-type ATPase — its product is MDSNWHHQSEKEVLEKLNTSADGLSHDEAEARLREHGPNRLPAAPKHSPLVRFFLHFHNILIYVLLGAAIITAALGHSIDTLVILAVVIANATIGFIQEGKAEKAMDAIHRMLALHASVIRNGLRRSVDGESLVVGDIVLLEAGDKVPADLRLLDARRLQVQESILTGESLAVEKSTHRVPEDAALGDRHCMAFSGTLVTSGTGKGVVVATAGETEIGQISGMLSEVETLTTPLVRQMSLFAKWLTVLILLLGGVLLAYGYFIAHFDFAELFMSVVGLSVAAIPEGLPAVLTITLAVGVQAMAKRNAIVRRLPAIETIGSVSVICTDKTGTLTRNEMMVASVVTSQHLFTIEGNGYEPHGRIKLDGETVTADEHEILRELGRSAALCNDASLQENENGWTIEGDPMEGALLALSAKTTADSSSWTRSDIIPFDAKHRFMATLDQHDNDALISVKGAPERILAMCQYQRSERDQVSPLDGPYWLEKAEEIAALGQRVLAIAVKPVPTELTELVFSDVGNGLVLLGLVGLMDPPREQSAAAVAECHSAGIAVKMITGDHRGTAAAIGKQIGLKNPDHVLTGADLEAMDDAELARAVIDTNIFARTSPEHKLRLVMALQSHDLTVAMTGDGVNDAPALKRADAGIAMGVSGSEAAKEAAELILADDNFSSITAAVREGRTVYDNIKKVISWTLPTNAGEAMTIVAALLLGMSLPITAVQILWANLITGVTLGIALAFEPTEVGTMHRKPRCRNEPLLDGALAWHIVLVAGLFLAGVFGMYTYAIDRGYSLELARTIALNTLVVMEIFHLFFIRNIYGTSLTWQLVRGTKMVWATVIVITVAQFVITYLPPLQSVFGTAAVPFVDGLIIVGVGIVLLLIVETEKQIRLRLQKLRQPA
- the ispG gene encoding (E)-4-hydroxy-3-methylbut-2-enyl-diphosphate synthase, with the protein product MSTDLHYCPDYFAYSRRKTREIMVGNVGIGGDNPIRVQSMITSDTRDTEACVKQVLDLAEAGCEIVRITAQTKKYAENLENIRDGVRAAGCDVPLVADIHFKPDAAFEAAKWVEKIRVNPGNYADKKKFEIREYTDEQYAEELERIREDFAPLVELCKELGRAMRIGTNHGSLSDRIMNRYGDTPLGMCESAFEFARIARDLDYHNFCFSMKASNPKVMIEAYRLLVARLENEGPDWNYPIHLGVTEAGDGEDGRIKSAIGIGSLLADGVGDTIRVSLTEDAIHEIPVAKAIIANIEKSHLPVDPTGSQRGTLSYNPFSYERRHSHELEINGHKLGCDNTIRVFTSREKWDALAHKIDKLGDFTPEIVLEDSVVHEVDPWDTASIQLINQMKTPQLVTVADGCHDAAVIHAFRLLASKLAAHHPILLKDTLTPSNDANADFINTLITAARNIGSLLCDGIGDAILVQGEQAPGQSLRLSYNILQAAGSRIFKTDYVACPSCGRTLFNLQETTQKIRAATGHLKGVRIAVMGCIVNGPGEMADADFGYVGGAPSKINLYVGKQAVKFNIPEAEAVDRLIDLIKEHDKWIEAPVA